The window ATAAATGTAACCTTTAATAGTCACGTTACGTGTTAAACATGATTCATAATTTAATGAaatgactagggttgcaaagtgAGGTTATATTACTGGAAATTTTCAGAGTTTACCAGTTAACTACCAGAAAGTTTTCAGCATGAAATAtgctttccatttttttttacaccgttttatttattttactatatcaatatgtttttgttgtcaatgttttggcgtaggactggtggcagttgtgaaaaatgTCAATCGTTGGAGgagtttatatttaaaaaaatggcaTTGTTGATTTGATgctttttcattaattaggctattttctcttgaaccatatggtctatctaaTAGAAACTCATATACAATACAAATATAAAAGATTAATACTATATATCGATATCGTTAAAAAAAGTAATTCAAGTACAAATTACCAAAGTTATGAttgattgccatagattttctgttGATTACCAAAATTACTGAAAATTCCTGTAGctttggtaaattaccggtagctttgcaaccctagaaATGACTCAACAAAAAGTTGTGGATGATATGAAAGCAAAGTTtccaaaaacactttcaaattgtTAAACATTATTGTATGATATTACGTCAGTATTTGTATGTTTACCCCTAACCTCATTTGTCTAACCCATTGGTCATctatttgtttacagacagaataaaACACCCAACACAGCGGTCTGTGTCTGGAAACATCTCTCTTGAGTTGAACACCTCACACAATACAGCAGACTGAAGGAGAGGCTCAACGACAGCACACGTCACACAATAGGGGCTCACTCTACTATTAAATGTGAGAAGCGTGCGCTagcctttcccctctctccatccctccctctcacacacagtcATCAGAGAGTATGAGAAGGCTGGACTGACTGGACGGACTATACACAGGACTTGGTTACTGCAGTAGGAGTACACACTTCTACTACCTGATACCTCTGTCTGCACGCTAAAGCACTTAACAGGTGAGATCACGGACAATAAGTAGATTCgttttgtttttcctctgttGAATTTCATGTTGTGGAATTGTTGGAGGAATTGGTGGAATTACAATTCTCATGAAATGTTAAGAAACCTTATTATTGTTAAGATAAAATAAATGATTATCAGTTTGTATTCATGAGTGCACCATATTAGAAATAGATAGTTCTTCAATACAGCCAAAGTGAAATTATTTGTATGTACGCTAATAATGCCGTAACACAATAGCACAAGCATCCTCTATGCATTGACTGAAGGTCAGACATTTTCCACAAACATCTATTTTCATTATGGTATTTTTCATTTTCTAAAGATGAAACTGAATTCCAATGTCAAATGCATTCTATTTGTCATACTTAAACTATATTTTACATCTATTACTTTCCATTACAGTGTTAATGTGTCCTATTTCAGTTATCATTGAGATTTAGATTCTCTGGTGCCACATTTTATGTGATACCACCATATAGTGTTTCTGTCTAGGGTCTGCGCCAGAAATGGCCCCCTACTGAACAACACCTGCTTTCTAGTAGAACAGCCCCATAGGAGTTTGAATTGTGTGTACATTTCTCTCTAAAacgctctcctcttctcctccctccaggaGAGCAGCACCATGACCAGAAAGGTGTTCACCAACACACGGGAGCGCTGGCGGCAGCACAACGTCAACACTGCCTTCGCTGAGCTCCGCAAGCTCATCCCCACTCACCCGCCAGAGAAGAAGCTGAGCAAGAACGAGATCCTGCGGCTGGCCATGCGCTACATCAACTTCCTGGTGCAGCTGCTGGAGAGCCAGAGTGGCCAGCCTGCCTCGCACTCCCCCACAGCCCTGCTCACGTTCCTCAGGGGCAACGTGGAAcgtctccactcctcctcactgACCTGGGGCCTGGCCAGCGACACTGACGCCCTCTCCCCTGGATCAAGCTGTGACAGCACCGATGCCTGGTAGTGTGCCTGCTGCAGTTTCCTCTGATGGGTGATCATCTACAACTCCCTGGGTGAAACTGTCTGTCACAAGGCCCCCATTCATAGACTCCATTTTGGTTCTTTGACACTTGAGGAGTACAGTGTTGGTTGTGATGGCAAGCAGAAGATATTTGTGGATGATGCCCTGCCTGCTGAATTAAATAGATTGAGATGGATTTATTTAGCTACACTCTTGATGTTGACATTATGACAGGGGAGG is drawn from Salvelinus fontinalis isolate EN_2023a chromosome 4, ASM2944872v1, whole genome shotgun sequence and contains these coding sequences:
- the tal2 gene encoding T-cell acute lymphocytic leukemia protein 2, producing MTRKVFTNTRERWRQHNVNTAFAELRKLIPTHPPEKKLSKNEILRLAMRYINFLVQLLESQSGQPASHSPTALLTFLRGNVERLHSSSLTWGLASDTDALSPGSSCDSTDAW